A genomic stretch from Salvelinus namaycush isolate Seneca chromosome 25, SaNama_1.0, whole genome shotgun sequence includes:
- the LOC120020363 gene encoding serine/threonine-protein kinase PLK3-like isoform X2, protein MDTACFTTSQRTSCLTMNPDLFKPCPEHGQVILPIKPNKTKSEQIKPDLAQVVTDSKTGKSYSKGKLLGKGGFARCYEMTDLSSNKMYAVKVIPQSRVSKPHQRDKSLAHIWKARHTLTDPEVRYYLRQIISGLKYLHNRGILHRDLKLGNFFVNENMELRLGDFGLAAKLETVEQRKKTICGTPNYLAPEVLNRQGHGTESDVWSLGCVMYTLMCGNPPFETLDLKETYKCIKEVKYNLPSTLSPAAQKLISGILQKDPSDRLTLDQILNHQFFTKAFTPDKLPPSSCVTVPELNPPSPAKRFFTKMAKSLFGKRKSKVEKNHCEERESISKLVSGIVKCSISRQMSYKTVCTDEAPPPTVGQQVSSGLLDTPAEEESRKSAASRSFKGTVASSTEPCEDGLTPASIAESAMKVLNSCLSAMPAATRNPPCLSRPKSFIWVTKWVDYSNKYGFGYQLSNQNIGVLFNEGTHLSLCDQRKTVHYCLTNNKHFTFQASALPEQLCSQKQIVELMANYMEQNLMEGGDLHCEDQPPSQPPLLLQWVKTDHALVMLFNNGTLQVNFYNDHTKIILCKSSDSYLLTYISRERVSYTYLLSMLSEMGCSAELRHRMRYVVQLLQHHGDS, encoded by the exons ATGGATACTGCGTGTTTTACCACCTCTCAGCGTACTTCATGTCTCACGATGAATCCGGATCTATTCAAGCCTTGTCCAGAACATGGCCAAGTTATTCTTCCTATTAAACCGAACAAGACAAAATCGGAACAAATCAAACCAGATCTCGCCCAGGTGGTGACTGATTCCAAGACAGGAAAATCTTACAGCAAAGGAAAACTTCTGGGAAAG GGTGGCTTTGCAAGATGCTATGAAATGACAGACCTTTCCAGCAACAAAATGTATGCTGTGAAGGTGATACCACAGAGCAGGGTGTCAAAACCTCATCAGAGGGATAAG TCCCTGGCACACATTTGGAAAGcaagacacacactgacagacccAGAAGTGCGGTACTACCTCCGGCAGATCATATCTGGGCTGAAGTACCTTCACAACAGAGGCATCCTTCACAGGGATCTCAAATTAG GCAATTTCTTTGTGAATGAGAACATGGAGTTGCGGTTGGGAGACTTTGGGCTTGCTGCGAAGTTGGAAACAGTCGAGCAGAGGAAGAA AACAATCTGTGGAACGCCAAACTACCTTGCACCCGAGGTGTTGAACAGGCAGGGCCATGGAACAGAGTCTGACGTCTGGTCACTAGGTTGTGTAAT GTACACGCTGATGTGCGGGAACCCTCCCTTTGAAACCCTTGACCTGAAGGAGACATACAAGTGTATCAAGGAAGTAAAATACAACCTGCCCTCAACCCTGTCTCCTGCGGCTCAGAAGCTCATCTCTGGAATTTTGCAGAAGGACCCCAGTGACCGCCTCACACTAGACCAAATCCTGAACCACCAATTCTTCACCAAG GCTTTCACCCCGGATAAACTGCCTCCCAGCAGCTGTGTGACAGTGCCAGAGCTCAACCCGCCCAGCCCTGCCAAGAGGTTTTTCACGAAGATGGCCAAGAGTCTCTTTGGCAAGAGAAAATCCAAAG TGGAGAAGAACCATTGTGAAGAGCGAGAGAGCATCTCCAAACTTGTGTCCGGCATCGTCAAATGCTCCATCAGTCGGCAGATGAGTTACAAAACAGTCTGCACCGATGAG GCTCCCCCTCCCACGGTAGGCCAGCAAGTCAGCTCTGGTCTGCTGGATACACCAGCTGAGGAGGAGTCCAGGAAGTCTGCAGCATCACGCTCCTTTAAAGGCACGGTGGCCAGCAGCACAGAAC CGTGTGAAGATGGCCTTACCCCAGCGTCTATAGCGGAGTCGGCCATGAAGGTCCTCAACAGCTGTTTGTCTGCCATGCCTGCAG CTACAAGAAACCCGCCATGTCTTTCCAGGCCCAAATCCTTTATCTGGGTCACAAAGTGGGTTGATTATTCCAACAAATATGGCTTTGGCTACCAGCTCTCCAATCAAAACATTGGTGTGCTCTTCAATGAGGGGACACACTTGAGTCTGTGTGATCAACGCAA GACTGTGCACTACTGCTTGACCAACAACAAACACTTCACCTTTCAGGCCAGTGCTTTACCAGAGCAGCTCTGCAGTCAGAAGCAGATCGTGGAGCTGATGGCcaactacatggaacagaacctcATGGAG GGTGGCGACCTCCACTGTGAAGACCAGCCTCCCTCCCAGCCACCGCTCCTTCTGCAGTGGGTGAAGACCGACCATGCTCTGGTGATGCTCTTCAACAACGGTACCCTGCAG GTGAATTTCTACAACGACCACACCAAGATCATCCTGTGCAAGTCCTCCGACTCTTACCTACTGACCTATATCAGCCGCGAACGCGTCTCCTACACATACCTCCTGAGCATGCTGTCAGAAATGGGCTGTTCTGCCGAGCTGAGGCACCGCATGCGCTACGTGGTCCAGCTGCTCCAACATCACGGAGATTCATAA
- the LOC120020364 gene encoding calcyclin-binding protein, whose amino-acid sequence MDLSEQINQLETDLQEIASLLEKSERTRVQDVLKQEQKKIEKEISVKRHQKEQQAKREADPTSASKAYTVKINNYGWDQSEHFVKIYITLNGVHKIAPENVMVTFTERSFVLLVNDLDGKNHQMTINNLLNPVDVQDSSKKIKTDMVLVMCKKKTTKKWECLTQVQKQIKEKDKPSVNPDENADPSDGLMSMLKKMYSDGDDEMKRTINKAWSESQDKKAKGDGDISNMGMF is encoded by the exons ATGGACCTCAGCGAACAG ATCAACCAGTTGGAGACAGACCTACAGGAGATCGCCAGTCTTCTGGAGAAGTCTGAGAGAACACGTGTTCAGGATGTCCTCAAACAGGAACAGAAGAAGATTGAGAAGGAGATTTCAGTGAAGCGACATCAGAAAGAGCAGCAGGCAAAAAGGGAGGCAGATCCAACGTCTGCCTCAAAAGCATACACAGTCAAAATAAACAACTATG GGtgggaccaatcagaacattTTGTCAAAATCTACATCACCCTCAATGGTGTACACAAGATTGCACCAGAAAATGTGATGGTCACTTTCACAGAGAG GTCTTTCGTTCTACTTGTGAACGATTTGGATGGGAAGAACCATCAAATGACAATCAACAATCTTCTTAATCCTGTTGATGTTCAGGACAGCTCTAAAAAG ATTAAAACAGATATGGTCCTGGTAATGTGTAAGAAGAAGACTACCAAGAAGTGGGAATGCTTAACACAGGTGCAGAAACAGATCAAAGAAAAGGA TAAGCCCAGTGTAAACCCAGACGAGAATGCTGATCCTAGCGATGGACTAATGAGCATGCTGAAAAAGATGTACTCTGATGGGGACGATGAGATGAAGCGCACCATCAACAAGGCCTGGTCTGAGTCCCAGGACAAGAAAGCCAaaggagatggagacattagcaACATGGGCATGTTTTGA
- the LOC120020363 gene encoding serine/threonine-protein kinase PLK3-like isoform X1 has product MDTACFTTSQRTSCLTMNPDLFKPCPEHGQVILPIKPNKTKSEQIKPDLAQVVTDSKTGKSYSKGKLLGKGGFARCYEMTDLSSNKMYAVKVIPQSRVSKPHQRDKITNEIELHKTLHHKHVVKFSHHFEDQDNIYIFLELCSRKSLAHIWKARHTLTDPEVRYYLRQIISGLKYLHNRGILHRDLKLGNFFVNENMELRLGDFGLAAKLETVEQRKKTICGTPNYLAPEVLNRQGHGTESDVWSLGCVMYTLMCGNPPFETLDLKETYKCIKEVKYNLPSTLSPAAQKLISGILQKDPSDRLTLDQILNHQFFTKAFTPDKLPPSSCVTVPELNPPSPAKRFFTKMAKSLFGKRKSKVEKNHCEERESISKLVSGIVKCSISRQMSYKTVCTDEAPPPTVGQQVSSGLLDTPAEEESRKSAASRSFKGTVASSTEPCEDGLTPASIAESAMKVLNSCLSAMPAATRNPPCLSRPKSFIWVTKWVDYSNKYGFGYQLSNQNIGVLFNEGTHLSLCDQRKTVHYCLTNNKHFTFQASALPEQLCSQKQIVELMANYMEQNLMEGGDLHCEDQPPSQPPLLLQWVKTDHALVMLFNNGTLQVNFYNDHTKIILCKSSDSYLLTYISRERVSYTYLLSMLSEMGCSAELRHRMRYVVQLLQHHGDS; this is encoded by the exons ATGGATACTGCGTGTTTTACCACCTCTCAGCGTACTTCATGTCTCACGATGAATCCGGATCTATTCAAGCCTTGTCCAGAACATGGCCAAGTTATTCTTCCTATTAAACCGAACAAGACAAAATCGGAACAAATCAAACCAGATCTCGCCCAGGTGGTGACTGATTCCAAGACAGGAAAATCTTACAGCAAAGGAAAACTTCTGGGAAAG GGTGGCTTTGCAAGATGCTATGAAATGACAGACCTTTCCAGCAACAAAATGTATGCTGTGAAGGTGATACCACAGAGCAGGGTGTCAAAACCTCATCAGAGGGATAAG ATAACAAATGAAATCGAACTTCACAAAACCCTACATCACAAACATGTGGTAAAGTTCTCCCATCATTTCGAAGACCAAGACAACATCTATATTTTCCTTGAGCTCTGCAGTAGAAAG TCCCTGGCACACATTTGGAAAGcaagacacacactgacagacccAGAAGTGCGGTACTACCTCCGGCAGATCATATCTGGGCTGAAGTACCTTCACAACAGAGGCATCCTTCACAGGGATCTCAAATTAG GCAATTTCTTTGTGAATGAGAACATGGAGTTGCGGTTGGGAGACTTTGGGCTTGCTGCGAAGTTGGAAACAGTCGAGCAGAGGAAGAA AACAATCTGTGGAACGCCAAACTACCTTGCACCCGAGGTGTTGAACAGGCAGGGCCATGGAACAGAGTCTGACGTCTGGTCACTAGGTTGTGTAAT GTACACGCTGATGTGCGGGAACCCTCCCTTTGAAACCCTTGACCTGAAGGAGACATACAAGTGTATCAAGGAAGTAAAATACAACCTGCCCTCAACCCTGTCTCCTGCGGCTCAGAAGCTCATCTCTGGAATTTTGCAGAAGGACCCCAGTGACCGCCTCACACTAGACCAAATCCTGAACCACCAATTCTTCACCAAG GCTTTCACCCCGGATAAACTGCCTCCCAGCAGCTGTGTGACAGTGCCAGAGCTCAACCCGCCCAGCCCTGCCAAGAGGTTTTTCACGAAGATGGCCAAGAGTCTCTTTGGCAAGAGAAAATCCAAAG TGGAGAAGAACCATTGTGAAGAGCGAGAGAGCATCTCCAAACTTGTGTCCGGCATCGTCAAATGCTCCATCAGTCGGCAGATGAGTTACAAAACAGTCTGCACCGATGAG GCTCCCCCTCCCACGGTAGGCCAGCAAGTCAGCTCTGGTCTGCTGGATACACCAGCTGAGGAGGAGTCCAGGAAGTCTGCAGCATCACGCTCCTTTAAAGGCACGGTGGCCAGCAGCACAGAAC CGTGTGAAGATGGCCTTACCCCAGCGTCTATAGCGGAGTCGGCCATGAAGGTCCTCAACAGCTGTTTGTCTGCCATGCCTGCAG CTACAAGAAACCCGCCATGTCTTTCCAGGCCCAAATCCTTTATCTGGGTCACAAAGTGGGTTGATTATTCCAACAAATATGGCTTTGGCTACCAGCTCTCCAATCAAAACATTGGTGTGCTCTTCAATGAGGGGACACACTTGAGTCTGTGTGATCAACGCAA GACTGTGCACTACTGCTTGACCAACAACAAACACTTCACCTTTCAGGCCAGTGCTTTACCAGAGCAGCTCTGCAGTCAGAAGCAGATCGTGGAGCTGATGGCcaactacatggaacagaacctcATGGAG GGTGGCGACCTCCACTGTGAAGACCAGCCTCCCTCCCAGCCACCGCTCCTTCTGCAGTGGGTGAAGACCGACCATGCTCTGGTGATGCTCTTCAACAACGGTACCCTGCAG GTGAATTTCTACAACGACCACACCAAGATCATCCTGTGCAAGTCCTCCGACTCTTACCTACTGACCTATATCAGCCGCGAACGCGTCTCCTACACATACCTCCTGAGCATGCTGTCAGAAATGGGCTGTTCTGCCGAGCTGAGGCACCGCATGCGCTACGTGGTCCAGCTGCTCCAACATCACGGAGATTCATAA